Below is a genomic region from Desulfonispora thiosulfatigenes DSM 11270.
TAGCTAAAACATATCGTGATAAATTAATGAAGAATTACGATAAAATATATCCTGAATATGGTTTTAAAGTGCATAAGGGATATGGTACAGCCGTACATTTAGCAGCTTTAAAAAAATATGGACCTTGTCCTATTCATAGAGATTCTTTTGCCCCTGTTATTAAAAGTCTAAAATAACAGGGGTTAATTTTTTTTAATCAGATGAGTATCTTTAATTAATACCCTTGTACTATTGAATATAAACCTAAGTATAAGTTCAGGGTTATAGTAATTATCAAACATAATAATAGCAATAATTAGCTGTTTTTAGTTATAATGTATGTATAGATTTATATAAGTATCATAAGTTTAATTTTTACATAGATAAACTTTAAATCTATATTTGTGTACAATTCAATGGTAGAGAATTAATTTAATTATAAAGTAATTAATATTTTACTCTACTTAGGTAATAACTAATAATAGAAAGGGGGATTAATTGTTAATGGAATATGGAATAGTGGGTATATTATTTATTGGAGGATTAGCTTTTGGAGCTATTGCAGTAGTATTAGCAAGATTGTTACAGAATCATCGACCTTATCCTGATAAATTAACAACGTATGAGTGTGGTATGGAGCCCCAAGGTACAGCATGGGTTGGATTTAGAATTAGTTATTTTTTATACGCTTTAGTTTTTTTAGTATTTGACGTAGAAACTATATTTTTATATCCATGGGCGGTTTCTTTTCAAAAGTTAGGTTTATTTGCAATTGTAGAGATGTGTATTTTCTTGGGTATCTTGATTATTGGTTTTCTATATGCCTGGAAGGAAGGTGCTTTTGAATGGTTGTAAAAAATGATGAATTAATGTCGCAGGAAGAGCTAGAAAAAAAAGGTATTTTGCTTACCACTTTTGATAAGCTTTTTAACTGGGCTAGAGGATGGTCATTATGGCCTTTTCAATTTGGTTTAGCCTGTTGCTCGATAGAAATGATATGTTCGACGCAATCAAGATTTGATATGTCACGGTTTGGTTATGAGGTATTTAGAAACTCACCTCGTCAAGCTGATGTAATGATTGTTGCGGGAACAATTACAAAAAAAATGGCTCCTACAGTTGAAATGCTTTATCATCAAATGCCAGAACCACGTTGGGTAATTGCATTAGGTAATTGTGCAGTAGGAGGAGGTCCTTTTATAGACTCATATGCTACTGTAGCTGGAGCCGATAAAATTATCCCTGTGGATGTATATATTCCAGGCTGTCCTCCAAGGCCAGAGGCTTTGATTGATGGATTACTTAAAATCAAAGAAAAAATAAACAATCCGGATAAAGCAAAGGTGAAAAAAGATGAATAATATTAAAGAATTATTAGAATCATATTCTGAAAAAATTAACTTTCATGAAGAAAAATTAAATGAAATATATTTAAATGAGAGTTCGGATATAACTGAAATAATGAACTATTTAAAAGATAATGGCTATACCTTTTTAGTTGATGTAACAAGTGTTGATTATAAAGAGTATTTTGAAATGATTTATCAATTATTTAGTTTTACTGAAAATATACATTTAACAGTAAAAACTAAATTAAGTCATGAAGATCCACAAATTGATTCAATGACTTCTTTATGGGACACAGCTGATTGGCATGAAAGAGAAGCTTATGACTTAATGGGGATTAAATTTAACAATCATCCTAACTTAGTTAGGATCCTGACTTGGGATGATTTTGAAGGCCACCCTTTAAGAAAAGACTATGAATATGAAAGTAACCGTAAGTAATTAATAAGTTGAGGTGTTATTTGTGAAAACACAAAAATATACGTTAAATCTTGGACCTCAACACCCTAGTACACATGGGGTTTTGAGGGTAGTATTAGAATTAGATGGTGAAATATGTACAGAAGCTACAACTGTTATTGGTTATTTACACAGGGGCATGGAAAAGCTAGCTGAAAAAAGAACTTATGCTCAGTTTATCCCTTATACTGATAGGCTGGATTATCTTGCAGGACTAACTAATGAGCTAGGGTATGTGCAAGCTATTGAAAAGTTAGTAGGAATTGAAGTTCCTGAAAGGGCTGAATATATTAGAGTTATTACTGCAGAATTAATGCGTATGGCTAGCCATCTTCTTGGAGTAGGCGTATTTATTATGGATGTGGGAGCAGTGACGGGAGTATTTTACCCTATGATTGAGCGTGAAAAAATACTAGATCTTTTTAGCATGATTTGCGGAGCAAGGTTAACTTTTAACTATATCCGTATTGGTGGAGTAGCTCAAGATTTGCCAGAAGAATTTTTCCCTGCTGTTAATAAATTTATTGATGAATTTCCAAAGGCTCTTGAACAATATGAGAGATTAGTAAATGATAATGAAATCTTTAAATTAAGAACTAAAAATGTTGGTGTTATTACAGCTGAGGAAGCTATGAGCTATGGATTAAGTGGTCCTTGTTTAAGAGGATCAGGAGTAAATCATGATGTTCGTAAAGTGAACCCATATAGTATTTATGACCGTTTTGACTTTAATATTCCAGTGGGAATTAATGGTGACTGTTATGACCGCTATATAGTAAGAATGGAAGAAGTTAAAGAAAGCTTTAAAATCATCAAGCAAGCATTAAAACAAATGCCAGAAGGACCTACAATGGCAAAGGTACCAAAGATTTTAAAGCCACCAGTAGGGGATGTCTATCATCAAATAGAAAATGCTAAAGGTGTCTACGGTACTTATTTAGTAAGTGATGGAACAGTTAATCCATATAGAACGCATTTTAGAAGACCATCTTATAATAATTTATCTATTTTTGATAAGTTATTTGTAGGTCACAAAATAGCTGATATTGTAGCTATAATTGCCAGCTTTGACTTTGATTTAGGAGAAGTTGACGCCTAAGGTGAAAAGGAGGGGGATAATGTGGATTTTTTTAATAACATATTTGTAATTTTAGCTCAGGGGATCAGAGGATCCTTGGCCACCTTGGGATTTGCACCAAATTGGATTGAAATAAGCATGGGCATAGTTTATACGGGAGTAATAATTGGTATATGTACTGTCGTAGCTTTATTTTATACTGTTTGGGAAAGAAAACTTGCCGGATATATCCAATATAGACCAGGCCCTAACAGACTAGGTCCTAATGGCTGGTTTCAAGGTATAGCAGATGCTATAAAACTATTAACTAAAGAAGATGTTGTACCTTGTAATGCAGATAAAGCTATACATTTATTAGCACCAATCTTAATTTTTGTTCCGACCATATTAGCTTTAGGCGTAATTCCATTTGGTGAAAATATGGCAGCCTTAGATCTTAATTTAGGACTATTTTATTTGATAGCTGTTACTTCATTAACAGTTATACCTATCTTTATGGCTGGCTGGGGATCAAATAATAAATATTCTTTATTAGGGGCTATGCGTGCTGTAGCTCAAATGGTAAGTTATGAAATACCATTAGTTTTTTCGTTATTAGGTGTAATTATTATAACTGGTACTTTGCAAATTTCTGAGATAGTAGAAGCACAATCTAGTATATGGTTTGTTTTTTTACAACCTTTAGGCTTTATTATTTACATAATAGCAGCCACAGCTGAAACGAATCGTGCTCCTTTTGACCTACCAGAAGGTGAAACTGAGTTAACAGCAGGATATCATACTGAGTATTCTGGGATGAAGTTTGCTTTATTCTTTTTAGCTGAGTACTGTAATTTATTTGTAGCTTCATCTTTAGCTGTTTTAGTATTTTTAGGTGGATGGCATGGTCCAATATTACCAGGTTGGATATGGTTTATTATCAAAACTTT
It encodes:
- a CDS encoding NADH-quinone oxidoreductase subunit A, with product MLMEYGIVGILFIGGLAFGAIAVVLARLLQNHRPYPDKLTTYECGMEPQGTAWVGFRISYFLYALVFLVFDVETIFLYPWAVSFQKLGLFAIVEMCIFLGILIIGFLYAWKEGAFEWL
- a CDS encoding NADH-quinone oxidoreductase subunit B codes for the protein MVVKNDELMSQEELEKKGILLTTFDKLFNWARGWSLWPFQFGLACCSIEMICSTQSRFDMSRFGYEVFRNSPRQADVMIVAGTITKKMAPTVEMLYHQMPEPRWVIALGNCAVGGGPFIDSYATVAGADKIIPVDVYIPGCPPRPEALIDGLLKIKEKINNPDKAKVKKDE
- a CDS encoding NADH-quinone oxidoreductase subunit C; this translates as MNNIKELLESYSEKINFHEEKLNEIYLNESSDITEIMNYLKDNGYTFLVDVTSVDYKEYFEMIYQLFSFTENIHLTVKTKLSHEDPQIDSMTSLWDTADWHEREAYDLMGIKFNNHPNLVRILTWDDFEGHPLRKDYEYESNRK
- a CDS encoding NADH-quinone oxidoreductase subunit D, whose protein sequence is MKTQKYTLNLGPQHPSTHGVLRVVLELDGEICTEATTVIGYLHRGMEKLAEKRTYAQFIPYTDRLDYLAGLTNELGYVQAIEKLVGIEVPERAEYIRVITAELMRMASHLLGVGVFIMDVGAVTGVFYPMIEREKILDLFSMICGARLTFNYIRIGGVAQDLPEEFFPAVNKFIDEFPKALEQYERLVNDNEIFKLRTKNVGVITAEEAMSYGLSGPCLRGSGVNHDVRKVNPYSIYDRFDFNIPVGINGDCYDRYIVRMEEVKESFKIIKQALKQMPEGPTMAKVPKILKPPVGDVYHQIENAKGVYGTYLVSDGTVNPYRTHFRRPSYNNLSIFDKLFVGHKIADIVAIIASFDFDLGEVDA
- the nuoH gene encoding NADH-quinone oxidoreductase subunit NuoH; the encoded protein is MDFFNNIFVILAQGIRGSLATLGFAPNWIEISMGIVYTGVIIGICTVVALFYTVWERKLAGYIQYRPGPNRLGPNGWFQGIADAIKLLTKEDVVPCNADKAIHLLAPILIFVPTILALGVIPFGENMAALDLNLGLFYLIAVTSLTVIPIFMAGWGSNNKYSLLGAMRAVAQMVSYEIPLVFSLLGVIIITGTLQISEIVEAQSSIWFVFLQPLGFIIYIIAATAETNRAPFDLPEGETELTAGYHTEYSGMKFALFFLAEYCNLFVASSLAVLVFLGGWHGPILPGWIWFIIKTFLMMSFFIWIRWTFPRIRIDHLMNLGWKILVPLSLLNIFLTGIGMYIYLGMGG